In Cellvibrio polysaccharolyticus, a genomic segment contains:
- the ubiD gene encoding 4-hydroxy-3-polyprenylbenzoate decarboxylase: MKYRDLRDFIALLEKRGELKRIKQEIDPYLEITEICDRTLRAGGPALLFENPKGYDIPVLANLFGTPERVALGMGEESVEALREVGKLLAFLKEPEPPKGLRDAWEKLPVFKQVLNMAPKVLSKAPCQEYVLEGDAVDLDRIPIQTCWPGDAGPLVTWPLVVTRGPLKERQNLGIYRMQKIGKNRLIMRWLSHRGGALDFREWQQQHPGENFPVAVALGADPATILGAVTPVPDSLSEYAFAGLLRGDKTEVVKCLGNNLQVPASAEFILEGYIAPGDMAPEGPFGDHTGYYNEVDSFPVFTVKRITHRKDPIYHSTYTGRPPDEPAVLGVALNEVFVPILQKQFPEIVDFYLPPEGCSYRLAVVTIKKQYPGHAKRVMMGVWSFLRQFMYTKFVIVTDDDINARDWKDVIWAMTTRMDPARDTVMIENTPIDYLDFASPVSGLGSKIGFDATNKWAPETTREWGTAITMNHTVKEKIDAIWHELGIDQ; the protein is encoded by the coding sequence ATGAAATACCGCGACCTCCGTGACTTTATTGCACTGCTTGAAAAACGTGGCGAATTAAAACGTATCAAGCAGGAAATTGATCCCTACCTCGAAATCACAGAAATTTGTGACCGCACCTTGCGTGCCGGCGGCCCTGCCCTTTTATTTGAAAACCCCAAAGGTTATGACATTCCGGTGTTGGCCAATTTATTTGGCACGCCAGAGCGGGTCGCTTTGGGCATGGGCGAAGAATCGGTCGAAGCGCTGCGCGAAGTGGGCAAGTTGCTGGCCTTTTTAAAAGAACCGGAGCCACCCAAAGGCCTCCGGGATGCCTGGGAAAAGTTACCGGTTTTCAAACAGGTGCTGAATATGGCGCCCAAGGTGCTTAGCAAAGCGCCCTGCCAGGAATATGTGCTAGAAGGCGACGCGGTGGATCTCGACAGAATTCCCATCCAGACCTGCTGGCCAGGCGATGCCGGCCCCCTGGTTACCTGGCCGTTGGTCGTTACGCGCGGCCCGCTTAAAGAGCGGCAGAACCTCGGCATCTATCGCATGCAGAAAATCGGCAAAAATCGGCTGATCATGCGCTGGTTATCTCACCGTGGCGGCGCGCTGGATTTTCGTGAATGGCAGCAACAACACCCGGGCGAAAATTTTCCGGTGGCAGTGGCACTGGGTGCAGACCCTGCGACCATTCTCGGCGCAGTAACGCCGGTGCCGGACAGCCTTTCCGAATACGCCTTTGCCGGTTTGCTGCGCGGCGATAAAACCGAGGTGGTGAAATGCCTCGGCAATAATTTGCAGGTGCCTGCGTCAGCGGAATTTATTCTTGAAGGTTACATCGCCCCGGGCGATATGGCGCCGGAAGGCCCGTTCGGGGATCACACCGGTTATTACAATGAAGTGGACAGCTTCCCGGTATTTACCGTGAAGCGCATCACCCACCGCAAAGATCCTATCTATCACAGCACTTACACCGGCCGTCCACCGGATGAACCGGCGGTGCTGGGCGTAGCGCTGAATGAGGTTTTTGTTCCTATCCTGCAAAAGCAATTCCCGGAGATCGTCGACTTCTATCTGCCACCCGAGGGCTGCTCCTATCGCCTTGCGGTGGTCACCATCAAGAAACAATATCCCGGTCATGCGAAACGGGTGATGATGGGCGTCTGGTCGTTTTTACGCCAGTTCATGTACACCAAATTTGTGATCGTCACCGATGATGATATCAATGCCCGCGATTGGAAAGATGTGATCTGGGCGATGACCACCCGTATGGACCCGGCGCGGGATACGGTGATGATTGAGAACACTCCGATTGACTATCTGGACTTTGCCTCACCGGTGTCCGGGCTTGGCTCCAAGATCGGCTTTGACGCTACAAACAAATGGGCGCCTGAAACAACACGCGAGTGGGGAACTGCTATTACAATGAATCATACGGTTAAAGAAAAAATCGATGCCATCTGGCATGAGCTGGGCATCGATCAATAA
- a CDS encoding entericidin A/B family lipoprotein, producing MKQLVIAMFATLLTLGALTGCNTVGGFGQDVQKAGDKIEDAADR from the coding sequence ATGAAACAACTCGTAATTGCCATGTTTGCAACGCTCCTGACATTGGGCGCACTGACCGGCTGCAATACGGTAGGTGGCTTCGGTCAAGATGTACAAAAAGCTGGCGATAAAATTGAGGATGCCGCTGACCGTTAA
- the mscL gene encoding large-conductance mechanosensitive channel protein MscL has protein sequence MSFIKEFREFAVKGNVVDMAVGIIIGAAFGKIVSSLVSDVVMPPIGVLIGGVDFSDLVIILKEATAESAAVSIAYGKFIQTVLDFTIVALAIFVMIKVINRLKREEKVAEPEPEPVPQLTQEEVLLTEIRDLLKSRP, from the coding sequence ATGAGCTTTATCAAAGAATTTAGAGAGTTTGCGGTTAAAGGAAATGTCGTCGACATGGCTGTGGGTATCATTATTGGTGCGGCCTTCGGCAAAATTGTCAGCTCGCTGGTAAGCGATGTAGTAATGCCGCCCATCGGCGTACTGATTGGTGGCGTGGACTTTTCCGACCTGGTGATTATTTTGAAAGAGGCGACAGCCGAATCGGCTGCGGTGTCCATCGCCTACGGCAAGTTTATTCAGACGGTGCTGGATTTCACCATTGTCGCTCTGGCGATATTTGTCATGATCAAAGTCATTAACCGCCTCAAGCGCGAAGAAAAGGTCGCCGAGCCGGAACCGGAGCCCGTACCACAACTGACCCAAGAAGAAGTTTTGTTGACGGAAATTCGCGACTTGCTCAAGTCCCGCCCGTAA
- the gspC gene encoding type II secretion system protein GspC, whose protein sequence is MHDKILSPRLALNQRTASLEQALERGAGLFARIPLRTWKNLVILLLVLWLSFSLSRFFWLVVPDPVIPVASVALVPGSTGAPATAGDLNIDTLKSLDIFGEADQAAIAAANEAQNTTQNNFPAGMEDNAVDTQLNLLLVGVVASNDESAGRAIIATGGKQEVYGPGAELPAGRGVTLTRVLDTRVILNNNGRLESLWLHQDDNDPRARANLRSAAPPVDAGGGRSWSEENEVVEDSQQAVFVGQGNELQEASPAAVDPESEVARNISDVVAMSIHREGGQVVGYKIRPGRNADQFAALGLQPDDIVTAVNGTPLNNPGKIMEIYTNMRNATSANLEIKRGGSVLSIDVVLQ, encoded by the coding sequence ATGCACGATAAAATTCTTTCTCCGCGTTTGGCATTGAATCAACGCACTGCCAGTCTTGAGCAAGCGCTGGAGCGCGGTGCCGGACTTTTCGCGCGCATTCCGCTTCGCACCTGGAAAAATCTGGTGATTTTGTTATTGGTGCTGTGGTTGAGCTTCAGTTTGTCGCGTTTTTTCTGGTTAGTCGTCCCCGATCCGGTTATTCCTGTGGCTAGCGTTGCGCTGGTGCCCGGAAGCACCGGCGCACCGGCTACCGCCGGTGATCTCAATATTGATACGCTGAAGTCGCTGGATATTTTCGGTGAAGCCGATCAGGCCGCTATCGCCGCCGCCAATGAAGCACAAAACACTACCCAAAATAACTTCCCCGCCGGTATGGAAGATAACGCGGTGGATACCCAATTAAATTTGCTGCTGGTAGGCGTTGTTGCCAGTAACGATGAATCTGCCGGCCGCGCCATTATTGCTACCGGTGGCAAACAGGAAGTTTACGGGCCTGGCGCCGAACTGCCCGCAGGGCGGGGCGTCACGCTGACCCGTGTGCTGGATACCCGCGTCATCCTCAATAACAATGGCCGCCTTGAATCCCTCTGGTTGCACCAGGACGATAACGACCCTCGCGCTCGCGCCAATCTCCGCTCTGCAGCACCGCCGGTAGATGCTGGCGGCGGACGCAGCTGGAGTGAAGAAAATGAGGTGGTAGAAGATTCTCAACAAGCGGTCTTTGTTGGCCAGGGTAATGAATTACAGGAAGCTTCTCCCGCCGCCGTTGACCCGGAAAGCGAAGTTGCCCGCAATATTTCCGATGTGGTCGCCATGAGTATTCACCGCGAAGGTGGTCAGGTGGTTGGCTATAAAATTCGTCCCGGCCGTAATGCTGATCAATTTGCAGCATTGGGACTGCAACCGGATGACATAGTGACTGCCGTTAACGGTACGCCGTTGAACAATCCGGGCAAGATTATGGAAATCTATACAAACATGAGAAACGCCACGTCGGCCAACCTTGAAATCAAGCGCGGTGGCAGTGTGTTATCTATCGATGTTGTGCTTCAGTAG
- the gspD gene encoding type II secretion system secretin GspD, with product MNARYNPQTISRPLKVAGLLFGLCLSFSVAAQQTWTPNFKDSDIQEVIKFMGEATGKTIIIDPKVRGPVKLINTRPLNSQELYALFLSVLDVHGYTAIESGNVVRIVPNRDARSLPVPNQSAVSEVDDTYITQVIQLKNISATKVLPTLRPLVPQYGHISAYDASNALIITDTRANIIRLNEIIARIDQSAVIGTDVIELRYAQATDVVNIINQIEKPDPNRGTTSSPVLIVADRRINAVVVNGDDLQRQRVRVLVDNMDRPQTKNSNFRVVYLKYAKAENVAKVLNGMVQSLGQRAPGGEGQAASNQVTANIQSDETTNSVLLTADGDTMESLLSVVDSLDIRRAQVLVEAIIVEISGDVNRELGVQWMYSNGDSGFGSSTLGDGRLAAIAGPALDITGNGLAGLATGLASVPGQVFGVGRVGGGTDFLAILKMLQSNSSTNILSTPNLLTTDNNKALIKVGQEVPIQTGSYTSVGTGGSTPTNPFSTFDRKDVGINLEVTPHVNEGDTVVLDIKQEVSSLANIASIQGVVTNKREIETQILVADGQTAVLGGLIKDDVQTSETRVPLLSSIPILGHAFRSQSSQAVKTNLLIFIRATIVRDEKVLTGATAEKYRTIRDEQMELRRNRGILVESRSVPVIPDWAELETYRAEIEAAQRAADALQEQGVPQ from the coding sequence GTGAACGCCCGTTACAACCCCCAGACAATTTCCCGCCCCCTGAAGGTCGCCGGCTTGTTATTCGGCCTGTGTCTCAGCTTCAGTGTTGCTGCACAACAAACCTGGACACCCAACTTCAAGGATAGCGATATCCAGGAAGTGATCAAATTCATGGGTGAAGCCACCGGCAAAACGATCATTATTGATCCCAAGGTGCGCGGCCCGGTAAAACTGATCAACACCCGCCCGCTGAACAGCCAGGAATTGTATGCGCTGTTCCTGTCGGTGCTGGATGTGCACGGCTACACCGCCATTGAAAGCGGCAACGTGGTGCGGATTGTTCCCAACCGTGATGCCCGTTCCTTGCCGGTGCCCAACCAGAGCGCCGTCAGCGAAGTTGACGACACCTACATCACCCAGGTGATCCAGCTGAAAAACATCAGCGCTACCAAAGTGCTGCCGACCTTGCGTCCGCTGGTGCCGCAGTACGGCCATATTTCCGCTTATGACGCCAGCAATGCGCTGATCATCACCGACACCCGCGCCAATATTATCCGCCTCAACGAGATCATTGCCCGCATTGACCAATCAGCAGTGATCGGTACCGATGTGATTGAACTGCGTTATGCCCAGGCAACGGACGTTGTTAACATCATCAATCAGATCGAAAAGCCCGACCCCAACCGCGGCACTACGAGTAGCCCGGTGTTGATCGTGGCTGATCGCCGCATCAATGCGGTGGTCGTCAACGGCGACGATTTGCAGCGCCAGCGGGTTCGCGTGCTGGTCGATAATATGGACCGCCCGCAAACCAAAAACAGCAACTTCCGTGTGGTTTACCTGAAATACGCCAAAGCCGAAAATGTCGCCAAGGTGCTGAATGGCATGGTGCAAAGCCTGGGGCAACGCGCACCCGGCGGCGAAGGTCAGGCAGCGTCCAATCAGGTAACGGCTAACATCCAGTCCGATGAAACCACCAACTCGGTGCTGCTTACCGCCGATGGCGATACCATGGAATCGCTGCTCTCCGTAGTCGACAGCCTGGATATTCGTCGTGCCCAGGTATTGGTTGAAGCCATCATTGTAGAAATTTCCGGTGATGTTAACCGTGAATTGGGCGTGCAATGGATGTACAGCAATGGCGATTCCGGTTTCGGCAGCTCTACGCTGGGGGACGGCCGTCTGGCAGCCATTGCCGGCCCGGCTCTCGATATCACCGGTAACGGTTTGGCAGGTCTTGCCACTGGCCTGGCCTCGGTTCCCGGCCAGGTATTCGGCGTTGGCCGCGTGGGCGGCGGCACTGACTTCCTCGCCATTTTGAAAATGTTGCAGTCCAACTCCTCGACCAACATCCTCTCCACACCGAATCTGTTGACCACCGACAACAACAAAGCGTTGATCAAAGTCGGCCAGGAAGTGCCTATTCAAACCGGCTCCTACACCTCGGTTGGCACCGGCGGCAGCACCCCCACCAACCCCTTCTCGACCTTTGATCGTAAGGATGTGGGTATCAATCTTGAAGTAACGCCTCATGTTAACGAAGGCGATACGGTAGTACTGGACATCAAACAGGAAGTTTCCAGCCTGGCCAACATTGCCAGTATTCAGGGCGTAGTCACCAACAAGCGTGAAATTGAAACGCAAATTCTGGTGGCCGATGGCCAGACCGCGGTACTGGGCGGCTTGATCAAAGACGATGTGCAAACCTCCGAGACCCGCGTTCCTTTATTGAGCAGCATCCCGATTCTTGGCCATGCATTCCGCAGCCAGAGCTCGCAAGCGGTTAAGACCAACCTGCTGATCTTCATCCGCGCCACCATTGTTCGCGATGAAAAAGTCCTTACCGGTGCCACCGCTGAAAAATACCGCACCATCCGCGATGAGCAAATGGAGCTGCGCCGTAATCGCGGCATCCTGGTAGAAAGTCGCTCTGTTCCGGTCATACCGGATTGGGCAGAACTGGAAACCTATCGCGCTGAAATTGAAGCTGCACAACGTGCTGCCGATGCACTGCAGGAGCAGGGAGTACCACAGTGA
- the gspE gene encoding type II secretion system ATPase GspE → MIVDNQATEEALGEVILQEEETQAASAEAAGSLRLPFSFASSHGVMLDEEEHTTVLHRPGLTLDVLLELQRYLGTRFTLEEIPAVDFQRRLTREYQSGDGAAQRAAEDLGAEYDLSSLADDLADRTDLLAGDDDAPIIRLINAILSQAVREGASDIHLEPFEDRVSVRFRIDGVLTEVLSPKAELAPVLVSRLKVMARLDIAEKRLPQDGRITVRLAGHAVDIRVSTIPSAFGERIVLRLLDQAAGQLKLEQLSMPANVHDRLSRALLKPHGIILVTGPTGSGKTTTLYAGLSSINSRSRNIMTIEDPVEYLLPGIGQTQVNTKVDMTFARGLRAILRQDPDVVMVGEIRDGETAEIAIQASLTGHLVLSTLHTNTAIGAVMRLKDMGVEPFLLASSLEVVMAQRLVRVLCNHCKESYLPAESQRDMLRLPENTPIFRATGCKHCNQQGYRGRRGIYELIEINERMRHLIHEQAGEHELLAEARKHSPSMSDDGRQCVLDGVTTIEEVLRVTTQI, encoded by the coding sequence GTGATCGTTGATAACCAGGCGACTGAAGAAGCGCTGGGCGAGGTTATTCTTCAGGAAGAAGAAACCCAGGCGGCCAGCGCAGAAGCCGCCGGCAGCTTGCGCCTTCCTTTTTCGTTCGCCTCCAGCCACGGCGTGATGCTCGATGAAGAAGAACACACGACGGTGCTGCATCGCCCGGGCCTGACGCTGGACGTGCTGCTGGAATTACAGCGTTATCTGGGCACCCGCTTTACCCTGGAAGAAATTCCGGCGGTGGATTTTCAACGCCGCCTGACCCGCGAATACCAAAGCGGCGATGGCGCGGCGCAACGCGCCGCCGAAGATCTGGGCGCCGAATACGACCTGTCATCGCTGGCCGATGATCTGGCCGACCGCACCGATCTGCTGGCTGGCGACGACGATGCACCGATCATTCGCCTTATCAATGCCATTTTGTCGCAAGCGGTGCGCGAAGGCGCTTCGGATATCCACCTTGAACCCTTCGAAGACCGCGTTTCGGTGCGCTTCCGTATTGACGGAGTGCTCACCGAAGTACTCTCCCCCAAAGCCGAACTGGCACCGGTACTGGTGTCGCGCCTCAAGGTAATGGCGCGCCTCGATATCGCCGAAAAACGCCTGCCGCAAGATGGTCGTATCACCGTTCGTCTGGCCGGCCATGCGGTAGATATCCGGGTATCCACTATTCCTTCGGCCTTTGGCGAACGTATTGTATTGCGTCTGCTGGATCAGGCCGCCGGTCAATTGAAGCTGGAACAGCTCAGCATGCCAGCCAATGTGCATGACCGACTGTCGCGCGCCTTGCTTAAACCCCACGGTATTATTCTGGTCACCGGCCCCACCGGTTCCGGTAAAACCACCACGCTTTACGCCGGCCTCAGCAGTATTAATAGCCGCAGCCGCAATATTATGACCATTGAAGATCCGGTGGAATATTTGCTGCCGGGCATTGGCCAAACCCAGGTAAACACCAAGGTCGACATGACCTTTGCGCGCGGCTTGCGCGCTATTTTGCGTCAGGACCCGGACGTGGTGATGGTGGGTGAAATCCGCGATGGCGAAACGGCGGAAATTGCCATTCAGGCCAGTTTGACCGGCCACCTGGTGTTATCAACGCTGCACACCAACACCGCGATCGGTGCGGTGATGCGTTTGAAAGATATGGGCGTTGAGCCATTCCTGCTGGCTTCCAGCCTGGAAGTGGTGATGGCGCAGCGTCTGGTGCGGGTGCTTTGCAATCACTGCAAGGAATCCTACCTGCCGGCCGAATCACAGCGGGACATGTTACGCCTGCCGGAAAATACACCGATTTTCCGCGCTACCGGCTGCAAACATTGTAACCAGCAAGGTTATCGCGGCCGTCGCGGTATTTACGAACTGATCGAAATCAACGAGCGCATGCGCCACCTGATCCACGAGCAGGCCGGCGAACACGAACTGCTGGCAGAAGCGCGCAAACACAGTCCCTCCATGAGTGATGACGGTCGCCAGTGTGTGCTGGATGGCGTTACCACCATTGAAGAAGTCTTGCGCGTAACCACGCAGATCTGA
- the gspF gene encoding type II secretion system inner membrane protein GspF — MGAYSYRALNETGKTVKGVLEGDSERQVRSQLRAKKLKPLEVLSINGRAGRDTTASTSWSSRLRSRISSRDLSLITRQMASLVRSGLPLDEALHATARQHSKQHIKQILLQVRTKVLEGFSLAQALGENPTAFNEMYRALVRAGESSGYLGPVLERLADYTQTSQQMQQRLKTAMIYPIVLLVISLSVIVLLMAFVVPDLVKIFAQNKRELPFITQALIATSDFVVNYGIYCLAALIGAIWGVRRLLKTEKWKLRWHRWQLRMPVFGNLIRQVNAARFAATLSLLSASGVPLLQALSIAGQVMSNRVLQESCEEVANAVREGSSLYRAMENAGTFPPLLVQLVSSGEANGTLPQQLDNAAKDQERELESMLGMAMGLLEPLTIVFMGVSVCLIVLAILMPIMDLNKLV, encoded by the coding sequence ATGGGTGCTTACAGTTATCGCGCATTGAATGAAACGGGTAAAACCGTTAAAGGCGTATTGGAAGGCGATTCCGAACGTCAGGTTCGCTCACAACTGCGCGCCAAAAAGCTGAAACCGCTGGAAGTGCTCAGCATCAACGGCAGAGCCGGTCGGGATACTACCGCCAGCACCAGCTGGAGCAGTCGCCTGCGCTCGCGGATCAGCAGCCGCGATCTGAGTTTGATTACCCGGCAAATGGCCTCGCTGGTGCGCTCCGGTTTACCGCTGGACGAAGCGCTGCACGCCACCGCGCGCCAGCACAGCAAACAACATATCAAACAGATCCTTTTGCAGGTACGTACCAAGGTACTGGAAGGTTTCAGCCTCGCCCAGGCACTGGGTGAAAACCCCACCGCCTTTAATGAAATGTACCGCGCCCTAGTGCGCGCCGGGGAAAGCAGTGGCTATCTCGGCCCGGTGCTGGAGCGTCTGGCCGACTACACCCAAACCAGCCAGCAAATGCAACAGCGGCTGAAAACCGCCATGATTTACCCAATCGTGCTGCTGGTTATCAGCCTCTCGGTTATCGTGTTGTTAATGGCTTTTGTAGTACCCGATCTGGTAAAAATTTTCGCCCAGAACAAACGCGAGCTGCCCTTTATTACCCAGGCACTGATCGCCACCAGCGATTTTGTGGTGAACTACGGAATTTACTGCCTGGCAGCACTGATTGGCGCCATCTGGGGCGTGCGCCGGTTGCTGAAAACTGAAAAATGGAAATTGCGCTGGCATCGCTGGCAGCTGCGTATGCCGGTATTTGGCAACCTTATCCGTCAGGTCAACGCCGCCCGCTTTGCCGCTACGCTGAGCCTGTTGTCCGCCAGCGGTGTGCCATTGCTCCAGGCACTGTCCATTGCCGGACAGGTAATGAGCAATCGTGTCTTACAGGAATCCTGTGAAGAAGTGGCCAACGCGGTGCGGGAAGGTAGCAGCCTGTATCGCGCCATGGAAAATGCCGGCACTTTTCCGCCGTTGCTGGTCCAACTGGTGTCCAGTGGCGAGGCCAATGGCACCCTGCCCCAACAGCTCGATAACGCCGCCAAAGATCAGGAGCGGGAACTCGAAAGTATGCTGGGTATGGCCATGGGCTTGCTGGAACCACTGACCATCGTTTTTATGGGTGTATCGGTTTGTCTGATTGTACTGGCGATTTTGATGCCGATTATGGACCTGAACAAACTGGTCTGA
- the gspG gene encoding type II secretion system major pseudopilin GspG produces the protein MSRSIPVAAKRQGGFSLIEIMVVIVIIGLLVGIVAPNVIGRADEARLQKVQADFKAIQTALKMYRIDNFVYPSTEQGLEALVTRPSLAPVPRNWKSGGYLESLPIDPWGNPYVYLSPGEAREYDIYTRGADGITGGDGNNADIGVWDKPASVE, from the coding sequence ATGTCCCGATCAATTCCTGTAGCTGCAAAACGTCAGGGTGGTTTCAGCCTGATCGAAATTATGGTGGTGATCGTTATTATCGGTCTGCTGGTCGGTATCGTAGCGCCCAACGTGATTGGCCGTGCCGATGAAGCCCGTCTGCAAAAAGTGCAGGCCGACTTCAAAGCCATCCAGACCGCCTTGAAAATGTACCGCATCGACAACTTCGTTTATCCGTCCACCGAGCAAGGTCTGGAAGCACTGGTTACCCGCCCGTCACTGGCGCCGGTACCACGCAACTGGAAAAGCGGTGGCTACCTGGAAAGCCTGCCGATTGATCCGTGGGGCAACCCTTACGTTTACCTGAGCCCGGGTGAAGCGCGCGAATACGATATTTATACCCGCGGTGCCGATGGTATTACCGGTGGCGACGGCAACAATGCTGACATAGGTGTTTGGGATAAACCGGCCAGCGTTGAATAA
- a CDS encoding type II secretion system protein has product MNSNRATTFHRLSPVFQRGFTLLELMVVVLIIGLGLSVISVAIGRDDVSVVRTETQNFIAKTDFVAEQALLNREILGLFVEPRTVVDSTNNQWCYRWQRFRDNSWQAAHENLGEVCLPLDVQLDLVIEDEPWEYDPELETQPPVLVFYPSGEATLFEMALFPVATSNSAVNDDDIQRIEVDMMGEVRWLNRERELAEQRAGR; this is encoded by the coding sequence ATGAATTCAAATCGCGCCACTACGTTTCACCGACTCAGCCCGGTATTCCAGCGGGGTTTTACCCTGCTGGAACTGATGGTGGTGGTGTTGATTATCGGCCTGGGTTTGAGCGTTATCTCGGTCGCTATTGGCCGGGATGACGTTTCTGTGGTGCGCACCGAAACGCAAAATTTTATCGCCAAAACCGATTTTGTTGCCGAGCAGGCCTTGTTGAACCGCGAAATCCTCGGACTGTTTGTAGAGCCGCGCACGGTGGTGGATTCCACCAACAACCAGTGGTGTTATCGCTGGCAACGGTTTCGTGATAACAGCTGGCAAGCCGCCCACGAAAACCTCGGTGAAGTCTGTTTACCGCTGGATGTGCAACTGGATCTGGTGATTGAAGACGAGCCCTGGGAATACGACCCGGAGCTGGAAACCCAGCCACCGGTGCTGGTTTTTTACCCCAGCGGTGAAGCAACACTGTTTGAAATGGCGCTGTTCCCGGTGGCTACCAGTAACAGTGCAGTAAATGACGATGATATCCAACGTATTGAAGTCGACATGATGGGTGAAGTGCGCTGGCTTAACCGCGAACGCGAACTGGCCGAACAACGGGCTGGCCGCTGA
- the gspI gene encoding type II secretion system minor pseudopilin GspI — protein MKRHRPQRGFTLVEVMVALAIVAMALPAMLTLITAQLDSAGSVREKTYAYWVAENELTRIRLRQAYFPDQKLSERETGQSEMIGVRWQWELLTEETEVENFYRMDIRVGQAGGATESRVNEPLAVISGFISEE, from the coding sequence ATGAAACGTCATCGTCCACAGCGCGGTTTTACGCTGGTCGAAGTGATGGTCGCGCTGGCGATTGTCGCCATGGCGCTGCCCGCCATGTTGACGCTCATTACGGCGCAACTGGACAGTGCCGGCAGCGTACGGGAAAAAACCTACGCCTATTGGGTGGCAGAAAATGAATTGACCCGCATTCGCTTGCGGCAGGCTTATTTTCCCGACCAGAAATTAAGTGAGCGGGAAACCGGCCAAAGCGAAATGATCGGTGTGCGCTGGCAATGGGAATTGCTCACCGAAGAGACCGAAGTAGAAAATTTTTATCGCATGGATATTCGCGTGGGCCAGGCCGGCGGCGCCACCGAATCCCGGGTTAATGAACCGCTTGCGGTGATATCGGGCTTTATCAGTGAAGAATAA
- the gspJ gene encoding type II secretion system minor pseudopilin GspJ, which yields MKNKQVPRNGGFTLLEVMIALTIAAVIALISYQALSTASDGAQATRSVFQEVNQLDRTWQIIGNDLRQALIPEPGPRGLRFEFAGSSLRSTGMNAEQGILMLTRRGWVNPLERLRSDMQKVIYRVEEGTLWRDYMPERNLNYDDIDFVEEAYNQRMLEQVKDIQMRFLSTAVLQSRGRSALEGYRYSDDWEPEWPSPAQQQATSTTLPLAVEITIEMEAGGSVTRLFEVGR from the coding sequence GTGAAGAATAAACAGGTGCCGCGCAACGGCGGTTTTACCTTGCTGGAGGTGATGATCGCGCTCACCATCGCCGCGGTTATCGCGCTGATCAGCTATCAGGCGCTGTCTACCGCCTCTGATGGCGCGCAGGCCACCCGGAGCGTTTTCCAGGAAGTGAACCAGCTGGATCGCACCTGGCAAATTATCGGTAACGACTTGCGCCAGGCATTAATTCCCGAACCCGGCCCACGCGGGCTGCGTTTTGAATTTGCCGGTTCCAGTTTGCGCTCTACCGGCATGAATGCGGAACAGGGCATATTGATGCTGACGCGACGCGGTTGGGTAAACCCTCTGGAGCGGTTGCGCAGCGATATGCAAAAAGTCATTTACCGGGTGGAAGAAGGCACGCTGTGGCGTGACTACATGCCCGAGCGCAACCTGAATTACGACGATATTGATTTCGTTGAGGAAGCCTACAACCAGCGCATGCTGGAGCAGGTGAAAGATATCCAGATGCGTTTTCTGTCCACCGCTGTCTTGCAAAGCCGCGGGCGTTCAGCATTGGAAGGCTATCGTTACAGCGACGACTGGGAGCCCGAGTGGCCGTCACCGGCGCAACAGCAGGCTACCAGCACAACCTTGCCATTAGCCGTGGAAATCACTATTGAAATGGAGGCAGGCGGCAGTGTCACCCGTCTGTTTGAAGTTGGTCGTTAA